TGAGGAATCTTTGCCAGAGTTGTcaggagcagcagcagtgtCCTGCTGGTTGCCTCTTTCTTCCTGGACCTGCACCTTGGAAGAACgctccatctcttcatcccccttggtacttgtgtgtgagtggcatTGAGGACTGGGTTCTGGTGCCTCAGGcctactctcctcctcagtATCCCTGCCACTGCTACTCTGGCTGGGCTCCGTGTCTGACTGGAATCCCCCTCTCTGGGAGCgatggctggtggaggaggcctTGGAAGTACAGACAGTTTCCATAGGTTTAGTAAATTAAACCACATTGTGTTACTTTTAAGTGTTGATAAGAACTTTCCCCATGACATGCCTCTTACTCATGGTTGTGAAACTGGATAACTTGATTAGGATATGCAAGTATAACTTGAATTAGGGTTTGCAAAGGATAAACTACATCTATTTATCATTTATGACGAAAAGGCACCTTTTTGTCAGGGGCTGTTCTCGGGAAGATTCCAATGCTCTCCATTAGTTTGCAGGTCCTGAGCCAGTCGTGGTGCCAGTCCTTGGCTCTGTAATGAGGCTGGCACTGGGCGAGACGCTGCACGATTAGCTGATTGTCCAGGGTGATGCGCCGCAGCTCCTGCTTTCGTCTCTCTCTGCTCAAACTACACAGACAAGAGAAGAGGGTGAGCCTGGGCTAGGTTACATCTGGCTGTGGGAACTTGCTCTTGAGAGTCCCTGCAAAGTCGTTGCTAATTAGCTGAAACGCTCCCATGAAATCCCAATCAAGGGTAgtcttaaaaataaataaatgaaagagTGAATCATTGAATCACTCAAATAAATACGGGGTGTTTAAAGTGACTTCACTATTTGCCTATTATTCTTCTACTGCGATGATCTGTGAAAACAATATGAAATCTGATCGAGACGACAAGTGTTCTCAGGTTAGTGCAAGTGAATGGAATTCATGTCACTTGTTTTCCCtagttcatcaaaagacaacagACGCCAAACACACCTAACCAACCTCTTGTGGTCATAATCATTCTGGTTATCTATCCGTCCAGTGGTTCTCATGATGTGAGATATCTTCTCCAGCAGCATGTTGTTTTCCCTTTGTATTTTGCTCATCTGCTCCTCTTCAAGCTTTACACGGATGAAAGCAACAGAGTGGAAAGCAAAATAAGACATGACAATATAAttccatttaaataggctaaTTCCTAAAAAGTATGAAGACATCACTCAGCCGAAGACCCCCTCCAATCAAAAATGTGACAACAAGCTTGGACCCCTTGTGGCTAATAATTATAAACATAGTCTTTTGCCTGTTAGTACAACAATACTAACAGGCACAGTACAACTGGCCTCCAGCTCGGCCCCCCCAGTTGAAAAGGGATagaaccattcctgaatgtatTAACACGTACTGTGTTTCTGAAATGCTCATTTCCGTTGACATTAGATATTTATGTTTCACAGTCACTAACGTTGAGCCAACCACAGCCAGGACAAGCTAACACACTAATAAACTAATAAAATGCTTTCTACACTTGCCTACCATACTGATAAGTCTGTCAATCGTTGATTTTGGTGCACAACAGATTCTTCATCTGAGTCTATGTCTGATGATTGATGCACGAGGCCTGTGATATTTGCATATTTGAATACTCATAGATCCAGTATTTTTCAATGAGGGAAACATATTAGATGTGCTTCCAGCctcttttctgtttttttaaatgctttCTACGtgggaaaaccatgttaaacaaAATGTTAATCAAAGCAGAATATAAAAAATGTCTGTTGGGGGACTAAACATTACAATCTTTGCTGCCAACTAGTGGTTTTATCTTGATTGGTATTAAATGATAATGCTAAATGAAGATTACATGTtacctttttcttcttcatcttGTTAGAAAGGTGTTCATATGATGTTGGTGGAGTTGTATCAAGTGTCGATTTAGCTGAAACCACCTTGAAAAGTAAAACACACatcaatgaaaataaaaaatgttaaaAGCTTTATCTCAACCCTTTTattgcatgtttatttttttcataaCTCCTCTCGCAAAGACAATTCAGTTGATTGCATACAAGGTAAGTCAATTATGCTAGAGAAGGCCATGATACAGTGACCGTGTGCCGTGAATATCTTACATTTCTCCTGTGCATTTCATAGGAGGTTTTGTCCCATCTCTGCTGCAGGTATCTGTTTCCAGTGGGAAGCAGAGATTGGTACACCAACTGTTGCATGGCTATTTCCTGTGGATGAATCAGTCAAAGCTCAATTTAGTAATGACAACGTCTTGAAGATTTCCTCATATAGCTGCCTACcagctctgccctctctcttctccactagTCTATTGAGCTCGGAGACTGCAGTGTTTATTGCCTGTCATACAAAAGTTACCATGACAGCAGCTGCACTGAGAGATGAATGAAGAAGGGCTTAAAACGTTTTGCTTGCTTAAGCAGcttcacacagggacacagcagAGAGGGCCTTAATGAAGGGTAAACAGAAGTACAATTTAGTAATGATAAcatgttgtgtgtatgtcttgttAATAATTTACTAATAATATAACGATAGATAAATAGTATTTTCAGCACAACCAAACATTTTAACACCAGAAATACTCTTCCATCTTAGAAACTTTCATTGGTTTACTTATGCTTATACTGAGGATcatagctaattacatgtccttAGTAACAGTTACCAGGAAGCTAAACTAGCGTCAATACAAAGGTCATAATACAAGGTATTTACTAAGCCTCCCTGGGAGGTCATAAATCACGTGTTTAGAAAGCAGAAGTGCACTGATTCTAGTCCAAAACATTATTTAATGACACATTCAGACTTTTAGATAATTAAAAGTTATAAATATGATACTAAATGTTGCTTTTGGGAAATACATAAAAAGTGCTTGGGACCTAGCAATAAACAGTGGTAAGGATCTATGAAGATACAACATGAACAGTATGGTGAAGATGGtgaaaccagagccatagagatACATTTCTCTCAATGGCTCTGACAGTGAAACGTCTTTTGAGACTCTGAGGTGATCAGTCGCTAAAGGAGTTTAAGAGGACAATGTTTCCACCTGCTGGCCAGAACTaggacttgcatgtacagttctgGTTAGAATAATTGCTGGTCATCCCTAGAAAAAAGTGTACATTCGGAGTTCCATCTACAGTTATGAGAAAACACTACTCTTAATGTGCATTTTATTCAACATGGCCATTTGAAGCAACAGTCAGAGTGCTGTATACATTCAGTTGTCACATATGTCTACTAGTCTTATATACAGGACAGTGTATTATGTGTATGCAGAGACTTGTTCAATGTGAACACCATCTAGAGTAACCAACCCATCTCAATAGAGACATTccatttgtaaaataatgtatttgGTCTTATCAGAATTCGACATTATTTTGAACTTATTGAACAGTTTCTGTAAATCTGTTTCATCAACGAATAGCAGGGGCCTGGTCAGTCACGGTGGCAGTAGCATACACCACTGTCACTAGCGTAAAGCTACATACCACATCAACCTTCAAAATTCAAAGCTGAATGAGAAACACTTATATGAACTGTTACATCATGTTAACATCAACACTGTGCGAATCCTTataatcccccccctcctcctcttcccatcaGAGATCGTTCTCCTAGTATGACTCCTCCCCACGGACACCCCCAACAACCAATTAATTATTCCCACTCCCCTGCAGTGGTCGCATCTCACTGCGCTGGGAATGAATGAATAATAAATGAATTATGGGCGGTAAAATGTTTCAAGTTTCATTTCTTGCTTAGTcgaaggaagagaggcagatggTGATAGAGGAAATGATGGTTCTGTTATGGTGCTACagtgttacagtttttcacaatcattaacacacgtttctcaaaacaataacggctttctcaaaactgcacacacaaaactgaaagcctcacacacaaaatgctaaacctgacactaaatccctttgcaagatgactctttgcaatcaaatctcttacctgttcacaaaatggaacttgtgttctcatttggtacacactgccatattttcaaatgacacacacataccattcataatatttgctgcacactaccaagcattcacagcacactgtagtgcaaaattgaaaacacaattatagaaatggaacacaccatatgaatgacaatgactctggagaatgagccatttctccttttggaaaatgtctcagtgtaggcctacttttttcatagtcaaacataaaacagcacacaaatatgcagcaaaaaagttttatttcggtacacacagagaacaggctGACGGTCTGGACGTTCCTGAATGTACCATGGTGAGCCAGAATCCTAGTTTGTATTTGTCGGAGTGTGATAGCTTTGTTCTCACGAACCATATTTGCAATTTCAGTCTCCTGTTcagctgtgaaagtgtgtgttcttcctccacggtgtggttctctttcagtcctgcaaaatacaaatactgtcagcacactgtattctattgatatgcagtattacagtacacaaggcaaatagaTTTCGTACTTGTTCTCCATCCTGaaggttctaatgatggcagcaactgtgaagcggctgaaatttggttggaccctctggccagcctccctcatgctcaaaccatggttgagcacatggtcaaccacagtggcccgaatctcattagagatgaccgttctccttctttctttctttctttctttctttctttctttcttctccttcttcttcttctccttgtctagctcttccttgtcctcctccttatccttgtcctcctcttcatctttgtcctcctcctcctactcttcctcctcttccttctctctgtcctcctactcctcctcccccttgtccccctccttcttgtcctcctcttcctcttcctcctcctcctcctctcactcttacccctctccttctctggttgtcaaTATGTTCTACTGTAATGGCATCATCCCTGCCatgctctccatctcttcagGCAACTGCATCATTACTGGCCAGCGAAAGACAAGGCGGCATTCTGGGATACTATTTCCCCAAGTCACCAAAAAAAAAGTAATCCGTTACTCCTGAGTGCAATATAGTTCATGTGGTTGTTTGAGCCTTTATACTTCAACCTACTGTAACAGGCATTTGATAATGAGATAACCTGCCCATTATCATGTGTAGAGGTGTGTTTGGCAGCATGTTGTTACCTCACCATGGAAACTGGTCTTCCACGTATCCTGTGTGTCTTGAGGACATCAGTACCCAGGGTACTTTTTGTTAGCACATGTTTTCCTTAGCTGGTGAAGTGAGGATGAAGAAGTCAGTCTCCGGAGAGGTGAGAAGACTGCATTCCCTCAAGATTTAGAtctgtgttttctctctgtgtcatggAAAGTGACTAAGGTAACGGGTCTCTGGGGATGAAACGGTTTAAAGAGGGCTGTTGCTGCTAGTCCGCCACCTCTTGTCTGCACTCTGTTTCTAGTTCcacatctcctttcctctcctctcttgttctgccctgcttcctctcttcctctttcgaCTTCCTCCCCACTGCTCCCCTACTTCCTCTCACATTTACCTTGccttcctttcctttctcccttttctaatctctcctccctccctcctcccctataTCCCCTGCTTTCTTCCCCCCACGTAATCTTTTCTCCTCCCatactctttctcttcctcttacctcctccatcctctatcccctttccctctttgtcttcactcctcacctcccccctctcccctcatcctctatcccctctcctctcctttactttacctcctctcttttgttttctctgcctCATCTCAGCCTTGCCAGAACTCTTTACAGCTAGCAGAAGAGAGCAGATGGCTTGGACAAAAGTGGTATACGAATCCAGTAAATGCCTTCTTTGTCTTTTAACTTTTAGATTTAATGTTAGGCTACCAAGGTCGTTCTGAGCGTCTGCATTCTGTTTCTAGAAAAACCTTTATCAATGTCTCCTCGCAATCCGCAATTCTGTTATGGCTTTGGAATGCAAGAgcattctgagtgtgtgtgagtgtgtgtgtgtcagccgtTGTTCCTGCTCCTGATCAGGTGTCTGTTGTTGACACAGTGTTAAAGGCACTCACAGCTTTTGAAAAAGTTGACACATGAGACACTTCTCAACTTCCTTTACGCAACTATTgcctatttatttgtatttacgtAAAAAAAATCTAGAACCAGAACTTTACATATAAGGTAGAGAGTATCCCCAAATTCTTACAAATACTGAATCAAGTTTGGATTGATACAGTTATATTGTgctattttacagtttttcacaattgttaacacacatttctcaaaaaacggctttctcaaaactgcacacacaaaactgaaaacctcacacacaaaatgctaaacctgacactccatttgcaagatgactctttgccatcaagtctcttacctgttcacaaaatggaactcgagttctcatttggtacacacagccatattttcaaatgacacacacataccattcataacagtacacacaataagcatttgctgcacaatgtctgtaaaatgtctcagtgtaggcctaattttttcaaacataaaacagcacacatatgcggcaaaaaaagggtttatttctgaacagtacagtactgtcaactggcctgctcaacccattgcagcacacaaagtgatgttcccatcacgctggccggggacctcaacaatggcgcgctggccaatgacatttctgccccggcgcctcctcttcaccaggttgaatccaacctcatcaatgaatatgtattcatatagctcattagctgtgtcatgctcctggatccgcCAAAACagacagcataataatgcaagttatagtatggacacagttgggtcaacacagtggactacagtgagacactgtagaaaaggaacaatattggattacaggtacaatacatgcatgtgtcagtgctgaatgtatgggacttacaagcacaaactcttgctgtaactccttgatgtggtctgtgttccggtcgaataggaccctgtacacttgtttcatccCCATGGCATTCCTGGGGCATTCCTTTCCcccatgtttctgaatgtgacatggtcagccaggatcctggtttgtatctgtcggagtgtgatccgttctctttcttctttctcttcctcctccttcttcttctcctcttcctcctcctcaacctccttcttcttgtcgtcctcctcttcctcctcctccttgtcatcctctccctcctcttccttgtcctcttccttgtcctcttccttgtcctcttccttgtcctcctcttcctcctctcactcttacccctctccttctctggttgttgatatgttctaagttctccattgttcaccaaacaaaacagaggctcaaggccctttttatgctgcagtcctgatcgcaaattgctcaccagacctgagtgtttagagatttgaatagttgtgtgttgtaggttgatgctttgagactttacttgagaagtgtgtgcaacaactgaacattgtgtgtagtgttttgacaacaaggttaTATGTAATTGACATtagtgtgtaaacaaggaaagtcagagtctaatgcagataagggagtgtgaagtagtgccaaattgggtcgagcaattggtacatgaagttaaggttgtgaaattgtgccaaatgtttgctttttgtgtgttaacaattgggAAAAACTGTAGTAAAAGTGACATTTGAATGAGCTTTTCTCCTTAAAATTGGTTTTAATGTCCGACCAATCTCTAACTGAAAGAAAATACAGCAGAGATCAACCCTAGAACCAAGACTCCACTCATCCACCATCAGGCCTCCCCAGCCATTTGGAAGGTAATAAATGAGTGTTTTCAGCATGATGACAGcatgatgtacacacacagtacacactgccAGCTTCAACCAGGAAGTACTCTCCGGTTTAAATGCTCAACCCATAAAAGCTTGTCTTCCGTAAGGATCTGTGCTCTGCACAGGCATAAATAATGGAACACAGAGTCCTAACAAGAAGTAGAAACTCTGTCCAGTAGCTACATGAGAGGAAGTGCTCAGTGTGCTGCTGTTACGTAAGAAGAGACTGGGGAGAGATGACAACAAAGAAGATTATATTGGAGCAggtatattacagtttttctcgattggttacacacattttctgaatgcatacctcatagtctcagaactctacacacaaatcaaaaaaacaaacacacacaatgggcaaaacccctcacatctacagttacattattattatttttctttgtatttgccgtaatgttatggcgttattttctaggaccatgttcatgatttcagtttcctgttcaggagacagaagatgttcccgaccaccttgtgttggtaatctttcagttctgccaaacatatagtaaaatactgtaaatactgtgtaggaatacaaagtaggaatacattttccaaatacttgaaacatactttatttttacagtcctacagaacagtccacaggcaatactttactactgtactcattgagtactgtattgatatgctgtaggcctactgcaattttgtagtgagagtagatttcttacctattctcatttcggaaagtcccgatgatggatgctacagtgtacctgctcaaatttggctgtactctttgcccagcctccctcattgttagaccatggttgactacatggtcaaccaaagcggctcggatctcatcagagattatggtccttggccttcctcatcctcgtcctccctgtcctcctcctcttactctcactcctctgcctctgtttccaatgttggcatccattgcaaaaacagaaaaggtcacctgttgcccttttattctaaagctctgattcctaattgtaaaactgtgtgacagatgtttgtccatgcgatgagtcagtgtgcgtatttgaatggcagtgtgttctttgtgaaaacaaaagattttcttcatgaaaattgtgccaaatgcagagaattgtgtgtagtgttttgaaaaaagtgtgtgttagaactgcaatttgagtgtaaagcaggaattgtgcttgtagtttagcacaattggttcatggggttggtgcatgagttacatgttgtggtcattgtgtctcaagtaccagtatttgtgtgtaaacaattgagaaaaactgtaacaaacTGGACTAATTTATGGCAGAGGGGACACCCTAACAATGTTCAAAATATTCAAGATTTTGGCAGTTATAAATTGAGTCTATTACAAAGTATGCCTAGGCCTTTGTAGTGCAGCTGATGTACACAGACCATAACAGTGCACAACAGATTTAGATGTCCCTCAGGCCCACATTCTGGTCTATGTGATATTATTTCTTATCATTGTCTATGCATTTTAGTAGGGCCCATCGTGGCCTGTGAAGTCTAGTATCCTGGTCTATGAGGTCCAGTATCCTGGTCTATGAGGTCCAGTATCATGGTCTATGAGGTCCAGTATCATGGTCTATGAGGTCCAGTATCATGGTCTATGAGGTCCAAAATCATGTCTTTACAGCAATGGCCTGAGAGACAGCAGCACACATGAGCACATTCCAGAACAAAGCAGAGATATTGATTATCTGTTGGCACCACTGGAACAAATCAATCGCATTACTGCATGTGGCTATGTCCTGGCGACTACCAGACTCATCACAGATACATACACTGCACACATTGGTCGAACACATGTCACATATTGCAAATGCAGTGTAAATGTACATACTTCtcttgtattgtgtgtgtggtccttcgCTTGGCTAGTGAAATGTAAAGAGAATAACTAACTAGAGAGACAACACAGAAGAAGTAGTTTCAAACAGAGGGATAACTAGCATTCTAGAACGTTTGCGTTCCAAGACAAATATGCAGGCAAGGCCGTTTCTATTTGAATAGGAAGATAGTAGTTACTTGTTTCTGTACTTTGTACTTATTTGATTTAGCTGAAAttagtgggagtcaggtggctgagtggttagagaagcgggctagtaatcagaaggttgctggttcgaaccccggctctgccaaatgacgttgtgtccttgggaaaggcacttcaccctacttgcctcgggggaatttccctgtacttactgtaagtcgctctggataagagcgtctgctaaatgtaaaatgtaatgtaatgaatgTCTGGGGTCTTGGTTTGAAATATAGATCAGAACATAAAAAGTCACAAatcccaaaaatatatatttctaaGACGGTGTAACCATACAAACTTGATAGAGACTATAGCAACTACGACATAAGGCTAACTTTATAGCCATAATAATGTTAGCTTCAATAGCtttgatttacagtttttttggatAGCTTACACACAAAAATTAAAAGTAGTACACTATTAGCAAAACTTTACACTCAAGAAGCAAAACATCAGCCCATATttgcacaactataagcacattgTCAACCTCACACTTGTTGCAAAACTCTACACACAGTGATTTGCAAAACATTAAACACACTTAACATACATTACACACAAAAATCTATCATGAAGTCACTTCCTTGCAATACCAAAGCACTGACTGTCAAATTACCGCACCTTCCAACCAATTGGTTCAACACAGTCATCAGGTGTGCAAACACTTGTTTGCTTAATTGTAGACACACCAATCAGGtgtgtaagcactataaaaagcAGCAGGTGAGTTCATCGGTTTTTAAGCACaatggaaagagtcagagaaagagtaagacggggaggagaacgaggaggaggacaaggaggaggaagaaggggaggaagaggaatcaacagaggaagaggaagagatggaggccaTGCTAGAGGTAGAGGAAGACAAGAAGGTGCTCAAAGAGGAACGAATCTGACAAATGAGATCCGCGCAACACTGGTTGACCACGTTGTCAACCATGGC
The DNA window shown above is from Osmerus eperlanus chromosome 3, fOsmEpe2.1, whole genome shotgun sequence and carries:
- the cfap97d2 gene encoding uncharacterized protein cfap97d2 is translated as MQQLVYQSLLPTGNRYLQQRWDKTSYEMHRRNVVSAKSTLDTTPPTSYEHLSNKMKKKKLEEEQMSKIQRENNMLLEKISHIMRTTGRIDNQNDYDHKSLSRERRKQELRRITLDNQLIVQRLAQCQPHYRAKDWHHDWLRTCKLMESIGIFPRTAPDKKASSTSHRSQRGGFQSDTEPSQSSSGRDTEEESRPEAPEPSPQCHSHTSTKGDEEMERSSKVQVQEERGNQQDTAAAPDNSGKDSSTDTPNSESTPSSRESQIT